One stretch of Hymenobacter chitinivorans DSM 11115 DNA includes these proteins:
- the nhaA gene encoding Na+/H+ antiporter NhaA encodes MPLRKILVPIRELSESGKLSGLLLLLATVVSLLVSNSVLGPNYLHFWETPLGWAPLQKTLAHWVDDGLMVVFFFSVGLEIKREVLYGELTDVRQALLPILAAVGGVAVPAGIYLAFNAGTATGHGWAVPTATDIAFSLGILSLLGEKVPPGLRVFLTALAIIDDLIAVLIIALFYTQGLDLTYLLAAGGIMAVLVLLNRLRVTWLPLYFLLGLALWFFVLKSGIHATIAGVLLALTIPTDAIEKLEAALHKPISYLILPVFALANTAIVVSAGAVSELLSPLGLGVALGLLLGKPLGIFGATWLTVKAGISALPERVTWFKMLGLGLTAGIGFTMAIFIANLSFHDPGRVDVAKLAVILGSLLAALAGLFVLHLADKADDSEAPVGPTESEIEV; translated from the coding sequence ATGCCCCTCCGTAAAATCCTCGTCCCGATTCGGGAACTGTCCGAAAGTGGTAAGTTGTCCGGGCTGCTGCTGCTGCTGGCCACCGTTGTGTCCCTGCTGGTCAGCAATTCCGTCCTAGGGCCCAACTACCTGCATTTCTGGGAAACTCCGCTGGGCTGGGCCCCGCTGCAGAAAACCCTGGCCCACTGGGTCGACGACGGGCTGATGGTCGTGTTTTTCTTTTCCGTGGGCCTGGAAATCAAGCGGGAGGTGCTGTATGGGGAACTGACCGACGTGCGCCAGGCCCTGCTGCCGATTCTGGCCGCCGTGGGCGGCGTGGCGGTGCCGGCCGGTATTTACCTGGCCTTCAACGCCGGTACTGCCACCGGCCACGGCTGGGCCGTGCCCACGGCCACCGATATTGCCTTTTCCCTCGGCATTCTGTCGTTGCTGGGCGAGAAAGTGCCGCCCGGTTTGCGCGTGTTCCTCACCGCCCTGGCCATCATCGACGATTTGATAGCCGTGCTCATCATTGCCCTTTTCTACACCCAGGGTCTGGATTTGACCTATTTGCTGGCCGCCGGGGGTATCATGGCCGTCCTGGTGCTGCTCAACCGCCTCCGGGTAACCTGGCTGCCGCTCTACTTTCTGCTGGGCTTGGCCTTATGGTTTTTCGTGCTCAAATCAGGTATTCACGCCACCATTGCCGGCGTGCTGCTGGCCCTGACGATTCCCACCGACGCCATCGAAAAGCTGGAAGCGGCCCTGCACAAGCCCATCAGCTACCTGATTCTGCCCGTGTTTGCGTTGGCTAACACGGCCATCGTCGTATCGGCCGGGGCGGTGAGTGAGCTGCTGAGTCCGTTGGGGCTGGGCGTGGCCCTGGGCCTGCTGCTGGGCAAGCCGCTGGGAATTTTCGGGGCCACCTGGCTCACGGTCAAAGCCGGTATTTCGGCCCTGCCGGAGCGCGTTACCTGGTTTAAGATGCTGGGGCTGGGCCTTACCGCCGGCATCGGCTTTACCATGGCCATCTTCATTGCCAACCTGTCCTTTCACGACCCCGGCCGGGTCGACGTGGCCAAGCTGGCCGTTATTCTGGGCTCCTTGCTGGCGGCTCTGGCCGGCCTATTCGTGCTCCACCTAGCCGACAAGGCCGACGACAGCGAAGCTCCCGTCGGCCCTACTGAGTCGGAAATAGAGGTTTAA
- a CDS encoding metallophosphoesterase family protein: MNLFVIGDVHGCYHTFLELLQHWQPEQELLLQVGDLMDRGNFAPETISLAISLGEKHPQQTVFLKGNHEVGMTRHYGPQGPYPSWLQWGGRYTLHQYSRHKELLAAHLSWLQQRPLFWENDAVLVSHAGLADTPNPLDEDNPDGILWRRGPLRNIGKLQVIGHTPTDGSPDFDPIHHVLNIDTGAVYGQALTGVKIKANGDVLRVISVPTNPLDSDRA; the protein is encoded by the coding sequence ATGAACCTGTTTGTTATCGGTGACGTCCACGGCTGCTACCACACCTTTCTGGAGCTGCTCCAGCATTGGCAGCCCGAGCAGGAGCTACTGCTGCAGGTAGGCGACCTGATGGACCGCGGCAACTTTGCGCCCGAAACCATCAGCCTGGCCATCAGCCTGGGCGAAAAGCATCCGCAGCAAACCGTGTTTCTGAAGGGCAACCACGAGGTGGGCATGACGCGCCACTACGGTCCGCAGGGCCCCTACCCCAGCTGGCTGCAGTGGGGCGGGCGGTACACCCTGCACCAATACAGCCGGCACAAAGAGCTCTTGGCAGCTCACCTGAGCTGGCTGCAGCAACGGCCGCTGTTCTGGGAAAACGACGCCGTACTGGTGAGCCACGCCGGGCTGGCCGACACGCCCAACCCGCTCGACGAGGACAACCCCGACGGAATTCTGTGGCGGCGCGGGCCCCTGCGCAACATCGGCAAGCTCCAGGTTATCGGCCACACGCCCACCGATGGCAGCCCCGACTTCGACCCAATTCACCACGTGCTGAACATCGACACCGGCGCCGTGTATGGCCAGGCCCTGACCGGGGTCAAAATCAAGGCCAACGGCGACGTGCTGCGGGTAATTTCCGTGCCTACTAACCCCCTCGACAGTGACCGAGCCTGA
- a CDS encoding DNA-3-methyladenine glycosylase family protein — translation MTEPELTSAPLSASEAARRHLSQADPVLAAIIARGRAIEPRPHEDLYLALLRAIVSQQISTKAAAAIWKKVQTLFLPEGYPEPAVLILLTDDELRAAGISRQKAGYLRAIAEFAQRGQLDHAHLSQLEAEAFTQHLTQIKGVGRWTAQMLQMFALDQPDVFPEGDLGIQNAMRKHYGLLETGRALLRRMSEIAEPWRPYRTLASKYLWQSLDNTPADEQ, via the coding sequence GTGACCGAGCCTGAGTTGACTTCCGCCCCCCTTTCTGCTTCCGAAGCCGCCCGGCGCCACCTCAGCCAGGCCGACCCAGTCCTGGCGGCCATTATTGCCCGGGGCCGTGCCATCGAGCCCCGCCCCCACGAGGATTTGTACCTGGCGTTGCTGCGCGCCATCGTCAGCCAGCAGATTTCGACCAAGGCCGCGGCGGCCATCTGGAAAAAGGTTCAGACGCTGTTTCTGCCCGAGGGCTACCCCGAGCCGGCCGTCCTGATTTTGCTCACTGACGACGAGCTGCGCGCGGCCGGGATTTCGCGCCAGAAAGCCGGCTACCTGCGCGCCATTGCCGAGTTTGCCCAGCGCGGCCAGCTCGACCACGCCCACCTCAGCCAGCTCGAAGCCGAGGCCTTTACCCAGCACCTGACCCAGATCAAAGGCGTAGGCCGCTGGACCGCCCAGATGCTGCAAATGTTTGCCCTGGACCAGCCCGACGTGTTTCCCGAAGGGGATTTGGGCATTCAGAACGCCATGCGCAAGCACTACGGCCTACTGGAAACCGGCCGGGCCCTGCTGCGCCGCATGAGTGAAATTGCCGAGCCCTGGCGCCCCTACCGCACTTTGGCCAGCAAGTACCTCTGGCAGTCGTTGGACAATACGCCCGCCGACGAGCAGTAG
- a CDS encoding DUF58 domain-containing protein, with protein sequence MSQPLDLAAVRSFENLEFLARQLVEGFITGLHQSPYHGFSVEFSEHRLYNPGESTRHIDWKVLARTDKLFVKRYEEETNLRCHILLDVSPSMYYPAPSHDKLRFAVLCTAALATLLQKQRDAVGLVTFADQIELQTPVRSTSSHRHTLLLTLQQLLERPAAPRRATDVSGVIHQIAQQIPKRSLVVLFSDMLGRSPEEQTASLAALQHLRHAQHEVLLFHIMDRATEADFAFAERPYLFEDVETGEQVKLQPAQVREQYRAAMQQYEQELALRCGQYRIDFVPVDIRETFDKVLYAYLVKRGKVR encoded by the coding sequence ATGTCCCAACCACTTGATCTGGCCGCCGTCCGCTCGTTTGAGAACCTGGAATTCCTGGCCCGCCAGCTCGTGGAAGGCTTTATTACGGGCTTGCACCAGTCGCCCTACCACGGCTTCTCGGTCGAGTTTTCGGAACACCGCCTCTATAACCCCGGCGAAAGTACCCGCCACATCGACTGGAAGGTGCTGGCCCGCACCGACAAGCTCTTCGTGAAACGCTACGAGGAGGAAACCAACCTGCGCTGCCACATTCTGCTCGACGTGAGCCCGAGCATGTACTACCCCGCGCCCAGCCACGACAAGCTGCGCTTTGCCGTGCTCTGCACCGCGGCCCTGGCCACGCTCCTGCAAAAGCAGCGCGACGCGGTGGGCCTGGTCACGTTTGCCGACCAGATTGAGCTGCAAACGCCCGTGCGCTCTACTTCCTCGCACCGCCACACCCTGCTGCTGACCCTGCAGCAGCTGCTGGAGCGGCCCGCTGCCCCGCGCCGGGCCACCGACGTGTCGGGCGTGATTCACCAGATTGCCCAACAGATTCCCAAACGCTCGTTGGTAGTGCTGTTTTCCGACATGCTGGGCCGCAGCCCCGAGGAACAAACTGCCAGCCTGGCCGCCCTGCAGCACCTGCGCCACGCCCAGCACGAGGTGTTGCTGTTCCACATCATGGACCGGGCCACCGAGGCCGATTTTGCCTTTGCCGAGCGGCCGTACTTGTTTGAGGACGTGGAAACCGGGGAGCAGGTGAAGCTGCAGCCGGCCCAGGTGCGCGAGCAGTACCGGGCCGCCATGCAGCAGTACGAGCAGGAACTGGCCCTGCGCTGCGGGCAGTACCGCATTGATTTCGTGCCAGTCGACATCCGGGAGACGTTCGATAAGGTGCTGTATGCCTACCTGGTCAAGCGTGGTAAAGTCCGGTAG
- a CDS encoding DUF3276 family protein, with amino-acid sequence MEDRHDQEEIYSQRIKAGKRTYFFDVKATRGQDYYLTITESKRKLRDDDTFSYEKHKIFLYKEDFAKFVDALQDAVDYVREELLTEEEVAELDRPRPAYDNYEGDNPGFNPNRSDDNY; translated from the coding sequence GTGGAAGACCGTCACGATCAGGAAGAAATCTACTCCCAACGCATTAAAGCTGGCAAACGCACGTACTTTTTCGATGTAAAAGCGACGCGCGGTCAGGACTACTACCTCACCATCACCGAGAGCAAGCGCAAGCTGCGGGATGATGACACGTTTTCCTACGAGAAACACAAAATCTTCCTCTACAAGGAAGACTTCGCTAAGTTCGTCGATGCCCTGCAGGACGCCGTGGATTACGTGCGTGAGGAGCTGCTCACCGAAGAGGAAGTAGCCGAACTCGACCGCCCCCGCCCCGCCTACGACAACTACGAAGGCGACAATCCCGGCTTCAACCCCAACCGCTCCGACGACAACTACTAG
- the ychF gene encoding redox-regulated ATPase YchF → MGLRCGIVGLPNVGKSTLFNALSNAKAESANYPFCTIEPNVGVITVPDERLQILEALVNPKRVLPTIIEFVDIAGLVKGASKGEGLGNKFLANIREVDAIIHVVRCFDDPNIVHVAGGVDPVFDKDVIDTELQLKDLESIDKKLQKSERSAKAGDAAAKKEVAILQRFKAALEAGQNARAVAADEVELEAVADLQLLTIKPVIYVANVDEASIKTDGNKHVAALREHVKAEGAQVVLVSAAIEEQIADMEDPEEKEMFLAEYGLTESGLNKLIRASYELLNLITYFTAGVQEVRAWTIHRGDKAPQAAGVIHSDFEKGFIRAEVIKLADYQEYKTEVKIKEAGKMAVEGKDYVVQDGDIMHFRFNV, encoded by the coding sequence ATGGGTCTCCGCTGCGGAATCGTCGGTTTGCCGAACGTGGGTAAGTCCACGCTGTTCAACGCCCTTTCGAACGCCAAGGCCGAATCGGCCAACTATCCTTTCTGCACCATCGAGCCCAACGTGGGCGTGATTACCGTGCCCGATGAGCGCCTCCAGATCTTGGAAGCTCTGGTGAACCCCAAGCGCGTGCTGCCCACCATTATCGAGTTTGTGGACATTGCCGGTCTGGTGAAAGGAGCTTCCAAAGGGGAAGGTCTGGGGAATAAATTCCTGGCCAACATCCGCGAAGTCGACGCCATCATTCACGTGGTGCGCTGCTTCGACGACCCCAACATCGTGCACGTGGCCGGCGGTGTCGACCCCGTCTTCGACAAGGACGTTATCGACACCGAGCTGCAGCTCAAGGACCTGGAAAGCATCGACAAGAAGCTCCAGAAGTCGGAGCGCTCGGCCAAGGCCGGCGACGCGGCGGCCAAGAAGGAAGTAGCTATTCTGCAGCGCTTCAAGGCGGCTTTGGAAGCCGGGCAAAACGCCCGCGCCGTAGCCGCCGACGAGGTAGAGCTCGAAGCCGTGGCCGATTTGCAGCTGCTCACCATCAAGCCCGTGATTTACGTGGCCAACGTGGACGAGGCCAGCATCAAGACCGATGGCAACAAGCACGTGGCCGCCCTGCGCGAGCATGTGAAGGCCGAAGGGGCTCAGGTAGTGCTGGTATCAGCCGCCATTGAGGAGCAGATTGCCGACATGGAAGACCCCGAGGAAAAGGAAATGTTCCTGGCCGAGTACGGTCTGACCGAGTCGGGCCTGAACAAGCTGATTCGCGCTTCCTACGAGCTGCTCAACCTGATTACCTACTTCACCGCCGGCGTGCAGGAAGTACGGGCCTGGACCATCCACCGCGGTGACAAGGCTCCCCAAGCGGCCGGCGTTATCCACTCCGACTTCGAGAAGGGCTTTATCCGGGCTGAGGTTATCAAGCTGGCCGATTACCAGGAATACAAGACCGAGGTAAAAATCAAGGAAGCCGGCAAAATGGCCGTGGAAGGCAAGGACTACGTGGTGCAGGACGGCGACATCATGCACTTCCGCTTCAACGTGTAA
- a CDS encoding zinc ribbon domain-containing protein YjdM gives MDVKDSNGNLLAEGDSVTLIKDLKVKGSSLTLKRGTMVKNIRLTNSPAEIEGRAGGSTMVLKTEFLKKA, from the coding sequence ATGGACGTAAAAGACAGCAACGGTAACCTGCTCGCCGAGGGCGACTCAGTAACGCTGATCAAAGACCTGAAGGTGAAAGGCTCCTCGCTGACGCTCAAGCGCGGCACAATGGTGAAGAACATTCGCCTGACCAACAGCCCCGCCGAAATCGAGGGCCGCGCGGGCGGCTCCACGATGGTGCTCAAAACCGAGTTTCTGAAGAAGGCTTAG
- a CDS encoding ABC transporter permease/M1 family aminopeptidase, which translates to MFTAFLRFELATWRKQPLTYVFLAVTFGLTFLAMLWPNLQMGQDLRNLHVNAPFAILSRAGAMTMLCLLFITAIMASTATRDSGSGYAQVLYAAPLEKAGYLWGRFTGGVLVAVLALLGLVLAILLGTPLNEPARVGAFQLLPYVQAVGLFIVPNVVLAGAIIYCLTVLTRNTVYAFIAALGLMVGFLLVGLLTPNLDTPTSVLLLDPFGLRTLHSLTKYWTVAEKNTALPEFVGPLLTNRLVWLGIAGALMGLTHGVFSFTTATGKVKKQRLVEPVAPVRASTPTPRPRVQPRHDRNAALVQLLQQARLDLLGILKSVPFWILLGLGMLNLLSIAATASEREGGHFYPVTYTMLDLINGTYGLFVIAVLVYYGGALVWKEQDARLDGILDASPRPSWVPYTAKMLTLVFIAAFLTSMGVLVCVAAQALQGYTNFEWSLYGQAVFGIEFTRYVMVAVGTVFLHVLLRNKFLAYGLTVAIILLQAISGAALDWNNNLFRFADTPAFTYSDMNGFGPFAESIVWFKLYWTAFCVLLLALTAGLWVRGRAVGGAFSAVQLRQSFTPALRAVAAAGLLAWLGLGAWIYYNIDVRNDYTTEHEDQSLPAEYEKRYKRYEHAPQPRITAVNLQIDLTPEARAVQVRGQLTLTNRTGRPLDTLRLSYGSYLEDFRFTIPGARPVLNDERLHFRSFALQPALAPGDSLVLGYSAQYRARGFENKVSRPLINGNGTFLNNFELAPTIGYTRNMELESATDRAKFNLPERPRMAPQTDSAAYANTYISTDADRLRFEATLSTSPDQIAVAPGALLKEWQQNGRRYFHYRLAAPVLNFYSITSARYKVRRERQNGVDLEIYYHPGHPYNLDRMMRSMRTSLAYYGQQFGAYPQQQARIIEFPRYQKFAQAFPGTMPYSEGLGFIAQTSPDDHDVDRTYRVVAHEMAHQWWGHRVTGAAVQGATFLSESVSEYLSTLMLERRYGPARVLTMRRYALDYYLRGRASEKVRELPLLYNEDQPHIHYAKGSLALYSLRSYLGEKRLHGALGQFIRDYQGRPAPYPTSEDLYRYILRATPDSLQYFVADQLKRITLYDNQVREVAYQRLPDGRYQAIIQLEVHKRYADELGKETEAPLHDYLDLALYGADEKVLARQRLLVDNHRKVVKLIVSSVPAKAVIDPDNLLIDRRPEDNSHAAFALK; encoded by the coding sequence ATGTTTACCGCCTTTCTTCGCTTCGAGCTGGCCACCTGGCGCAAGCAGCCGCTGACCTACGTCTTTCTGGCCGTCACCTTCGGCCTCACGTTTCTGGCCATGCTCTGGCCCAACCTGCAAATGGGCCAGGACTTGCGCAACCTGCACGTCAACGCGCCCTTTGCCATCCTGAGCCGGGCCGGGGCCATGACCATGCTCTGCCTGCTCTTCATCACGGCCATCATGGCCAGCACCGCCACCCGCGACTCGGGCTCCGGCTACGCGCAAGTGCTGTACGCCGCCCCGCTCGAAAAAGCCGGCTACCTCTGGGGCCGCTTCACCGGCGGGGTGCTGGTAGCCGTCCTGGCTTTGCTGGGCCTGGTGTTGGCAATTCTGCTGGGCACGCCGCTCAACGAGCCGGCCCGGGTGGGCGCGTTTCAGCTGCTGCCTTACGTGCAGGCCGTTGGGCTGTTCATCGTGCCCAACGTGGTGCTGGCCGGGGCCATTATCTACTGCCTCACGGTGCTGACGCGCAACACAGTCTACGCCTTTATTGCCGCTCTGGGGCTGATGGTGGGCTTTCTGCTGGTGGGTTTGCTGACGCCCAACCTCGATACGCCCACCAGCGTGCTGCTGCTCGACCCCTTCGGCCTGCGCACCCTGCACTCCCTGACTAAGTACTGGACGGTGGCCGAGAAAAACACCGCCTTGCCGGAATTCGTCGGGCCACTGCTCACCAACCGCCTCGTGTGGCTGGGTATTGCCGGCGCCCTGATGGGCCTCACCCACGGCGTATTTTCCTTTACCACTGCCACCGGCAAAGTCAAAAAGCAGCGCTTAGTTGAGCCCGTAGCCCCGGTGCGGGCCTCAACCCCTACGCCCCGGCCCCGGGTGCAGCCCCGCCACGACCGAAATGCCGCCCTGGTGCAGCTCCTGCAGCAGGCCCGCCTCGACTTGCTGGGCATTCTGAAAAGCGTGCCGTTCTGGATTCTGCTGGGCCTGGGCATGCTCAACCTGCTCAGCATTGCGGCCACGGCCTCGGAGCGGGAAGGCGGCCACTTTTACCCGGTCACCTACACCATGCTCGACCTGATTAACGGTACCTACGGCCTGTTCGTCATTGCCGTGCTGGTGTACTACGGTGGGGCCCTGGTCTGGAAGGAGCAGGACGCCCGCCTCGACGGTATTCTCGACGCCTCGCCCCGCCCGTCGTGGGTGCCCTACACGGCCAAAATGCTGACCCTGGTCTTCATTGCGGCCTTTCTGACGAGCATGGGCGTGCTGGTGTGCGTGGCGGCTCAGGCTCTGCAGGGCTACACCAATTTCGAGTGGAGCCTCTACGGGCAGGCCGTGTTCGGCATCGAGTTTACCCGCTACGTGATGGTGGCCGTGGGCACGGTGTTTTTGCACGTGCTGCTGCGCAACAAGTTCCTGGCCTACGGCCTCACGGTGGCCATCATTCTGCTGCAGGCCATCAGCGGCGCCGCCCTGGATTGGAACAACAACCTCTTCCGCTTCGCCGATACGCCCGCCTTCACCTACTCCGACATGAACGGCTTCGGGCCCTTCGCCGAAAGCATCGTGTGGTTCAAGCTCTACTGGACGGCCTTCTGCGTGCTGCTGCTGGCCCTCACCGCCGGCCTCTGGGTACGGGGCCGGGCCGTGGGCGGGGCGTTCAGTGCCGTGCAGCTGCGGCAGTCGTTTACCCCTGCGTTGCGGGCCGTGGCCGCCGCCGGCCTGCTGGCCTGGCTGGGCCTGGGCGCCTGGATTTACTACAACATCGACGTGCGCAACGACTACACCACCGAGCACGAGGACCAGAGCCTGCCGGCCGAGTACGAAAAGCGCTACAAACGCTACGAGCACGCCCCCCAGCCCCGCATAACGGCCGTAAACCTGCAAATCGACCTCACACCCGAAGCCCGCGCCGTGCAGGTGCGGGGCCAGCTCACGCTCACCAACAGAACCGGCCGGCCGCTCGATACCCTGCGTTTGTCCTACGGCAGCTACCTGGAAGACTTCCGGTTCACCATTCCCGGCGCCCGGCCCGTGCTCAACGATGAGCGCCTGCACTTCCGCAGCTTCGCGCTGCAGCCCGCCCTGGCTCCCGGCGACTCGCTGGTGCTCGGCTACTCGGCCCAGTATCGGGCCCGGGGCTTCGAAAATAAGGTTTCCCGGCCCCTGATTAACGGTAACGGTACCTTCCTCAACAACTTCGAGCTGGCGCCCACCATCGGCTACACCCGGAATATGGAGCTGGAAAGTGCCACCGACCGGGCCAAGTTCAACCTGCCCGAGCGGCCCCGTATGGCCCCGCAAACCGACTCGGCGGCCTACGCCAATACCTACATTTCCACCGATGCCGACCGGCTGCGCTTCGAAGCCACGCTCAGCACCAGCCCCGACCAGATTGCCGTGGCCCCCGGCGCGCTGCTGAAGGAATGGCAGCAGAACGGGCGCCGCTACTTCCACTACCGTTTGGCCGCGCCGGTGCTCAACTTCTACTCCATCACCTCGGCCCGCTACAAAGTGCGGCGGGAACGGCAGAACGGCGTCGACCTGGAAATCTACTACCACCCCGGCCATCCCTACAACCTGGACCGGATGATGCGCTCCATGCGCACTTCCCTGGCGTACTACGGCCAGCAGTTTGGGGCGTATCCGCAGCAGCAGGCCCGCATCATCGAGTTTCCGCGCTACCAGAAGTTTGCCCAGGCGTTTCCCGGCACCATGCCCTACTCCGAAGGCCTCGGCTTCATTGCCCAGACCAGCCCCGACGACCACGACGTGGACCGCACCTACCGCGTCGTGGCCCACGAAATGGCCCACCAGTGGTGGGGGCACCGGGTAACCGGCGCAGCCGTGCAGGGCGCTACTTTCCTCTCGGAATCGGTTTCCGAATACCTTTCGACCTTGATGCTGGAGCGCCGGTATGGCCCGGCGCGGGTGCTCACCATGCGCCGCTACGCCCTCGACTACTACCTGCGCGGCCGGGCCAGTGAAAAAGTGCGGGAGCTGCCCTTGCTCTACAACGAAGACCAGCCCCACATTCACTACGCCAAAGGCTCCCTGGCCTTGTACTCGTTGCGTAGCTACCTGGGTGAAAAACGCCTCCACGGTGCCCTCGGCCAGTTTATCCGTGACTATCAAGGCCGCCCCGCCCCGTACCCCACCTCGGAAGACCTGTACCGCTACATCCTGCGCGCCACCCCCGACTCGCTCCAGTACTTCGTGGCCGACCAGCTCAAGCGCATCACGCTCTACGACAACCAGGTGCGGGAAGTAGCCTACCAGCGCCTGCCCGACGGCCGCTACCAGGCCATCATCCAGCTCGAAGTTCATAAGCGCTACGCCGATGAGCTGGGCAAGGAAACCGAGGCCCCCCTGCACGACTACCTCGACCTGGCCCTCTACGGGGCTGATGAAAAAGTGCTGGCCCGCCAACGCCTGCTAGTCGATAACCACCGCAAAGTGGTGAAACTGATTGTCTCGTCGGTGCCCGCCAAGGCCGTCATCGACCCGGACAACCTGCTCATCGACCGGCGGCCGGAAGACAACAGCCACGCTGCTTTTGCCCTGAAGTAA
- a CDS encoding ABC transporter ATP-binding protein → MDLIIKNLSKTYPNGVKALDNVSLTIPQGMFGLLGPNGAGKSSLMRTIATLQAPDSGSIHLDAIDALHDQMALRRVLGYLPQEFGVYPRVSAEDLLDHMAVVKGIVNRGERRETVKALLEQTNLYEVRKRSISTFSGGMKQRFGIAQALIGQPLLIIVDEPTAGLDPGERNRFYNLLSEIGENIIVILSTHIVDDVRELCRNMAIINQGRVLFAGQPQAAMHELKGRIWERTIDKAELAEYQQQYSVISTKLLAGQPLLHVVGEELEPAGFQAVEPSLEDVFFSTIQGKAAAQSVSVPA, encoded by the coding sequence ATGGACCTAATCATCAAAAACCTGTCGAAAACCTACCCTAACGGGGTCAAGGCCCTCGACAACGTGAGTCTGACCATTCCGCAGGGCATGTTCGGCTTGCTTGGCCCCAACGGCGCCGGCAAAAGCTCCCTGATGCGTACTATTGCCACGCTGCAGGCTCCCGACAGCGGCAGCATCCACCTCGACGCCATCGACGCCCTGCACGACCAGATGGCCCTGCGCCGGGTGCTGGGCTACCTGCCCCAGGAGTTTGGCGTCTACCCCCGGGTGTCGGCCGAAGATTTGCTCGACCACATGGCCGTGGTAAAGGGCATTGTGAACCGCGGGGAGCGGCGCGAGACGGTGAAGGCCCTGCTGGAGCAAACCAACCTCTACGAAGTGCGCAAGCGCAGCATCAGCACGTTTTCGGGCGGTATGAAGCAGCGCTTCGGCATTGCCCAGGCCCTGATTGGTCAACCTTTGCTCATCATCGTCGATGAGCCCACGGCCGGCCTCGACCCCGGGGAGCGGAACCGGTTTTACAACCTGCTGAGCGAAATCGGGGAGAACATCATCGTCATCCTGAGCACTCATATTGTGGACGATGTGCGGGAGCTGTGCCGCAACATGGCCATCATCAACCAGGGTCGGGTGCTGTTTGCCGGGCAGCCCCAGGCGGCTATGCACGAGCTCAAGGGCCGGATCTGGGAGCGGACCATCGACAAGGCCGAGCTGGCCGAGTATCAGCAGCAGTACAGCGTGATTTCGACCAAGCTGCTGGCCGGGCAACCCCTGCTGCACGTGGTGGGCGAGGAGCTGGAGCCGGCCGGTTTTCAGGCCGTCGAGCCCAGTTTGGAAGACGTGTTTTTCTCCACCATTCAGGGGAAAGCCGCCGCGCAGTCAGTGTCCGTTCCCGCCTAA
- a CDS encoding CPBP family intramembrane glutamic endopeptidase, producing the protein MIRFALVLQANVTRSYQVVALVFVAMILLPFLLLTRAGRRQIGLVWPARWWSVLLGGVVGVVSCAGLFYLASLCFGLTESNPLVYISRTYKVPTVLTADTRRLFFLIYAGTSMVFSPIGEELFYRGLVHECFRASLGNARATLLDSAAFAVVHLAHFGLVYSGSGWHFLLGPSLLWVAGLFISCLLFSLARAWSGSILGAMTAHALFNVTMSYFIFYHIL; encoded by the coding sequence GTGATACGCTTTGCGCTGGTGCTCCAGGCCAACGTTACCAGAAGCTACCAGGTAGTCGCACTGGTTTTTGTGGCCATGATTCTGCTACCTTTTTTGTTGTTGACCCGGGCCGGCCGCCGGCAAATCGGCTTGGTGTGGCCGGCCCGGTGGTGGAGCGTGCTGCTGGGCGGCGTAGTGGGCGTGGTGAGCTGTGCGGGGCTATTTTATCTGGCTTCGCTCTGCTTTGGCCTGACGGAAAGCAACCCATTGGTTTACATCTCCCGCACCTACAAGGTGCCGACCGTGCTGACTGCCGACACCCGCCGGCTGTTTTTTCTGATTTATGCCGGCACCAGCATGGTGTTCAGCCCCATCGGGGAAGAGCTGTTCTACCGGGGGCTGGTGCACGAATGCTTCCGGGCGAGCTTGGGCAACGCCCGGGCTACGCTGCTCGACAGCGCCGCGTTTGCGGTGGTCCACCTCGCGCATTTCGGCCTCGTGTACTCAGGCTCGGGCTGGCACTTTCTGCTTGGGCCCAGTTTGCTCTGGGTGGCGGGGCTCTTCATCAGCTGCCTGCTGTTTTCCCTGGCCCGCGCTTGGAGCGGCTCGATTCTGGGCGCTATGACGGCGCACGCGCTGTTCAACGTGACGATGAGCTACTTCATTTTCTACCACATTCTTTGA